In the Salarias fasciatus chromosome 13, fSalaFa1.1, whole genome shotgun sequence genome, one interval contains:
- the cog2 gene encoding conserved oligomeric Golgi complex subunit 2 gives MNLPKGPDSLCFDKDVFMKDDFDVDQFVAECRKQVQLEEMREDLELYYKLLKTAMVELINKDYADFVNLSTNLVGMDKALNQLSVPLGQLREEVMSLRSCVSEVIQSIDNQLSKQEDLQNKKVCVLRLIQVVRSVEKIEKILNSQTSKESSSLEISSPLLAGQILERIATEFNQLQFHAVQSKGMPLLDKVRPRIAGITSMLQQSLEGLLIEGLQTSNVDMVRHCLRTYATIDKTRDAEALVGQVLVKPYMDQVIVEEAVKSNPSGLQLMYSRLLDFVPHHCRLLREVTGGAISSDKADTVPGYDFLVNSVWPEIIKGIEERLAYLFNPGNPDIFYERYSVSMEFVRRFERQCSSQASVKRLRVHQSYTSFHNKWNLPVYFQLRYKEIAGRLESAISDGLEAAPAGSAYHLQVSEVLWSCLVRCWSDKVYLSPLAHRFWKLTLQLYSRYAKFLDEVLTKTPPPEVTKEPIRPLPSSASSTSSRTSLDEAGSESGSPVSLSTKQLVHIAADIQKLQEQIPELFEIVKQRFDAIGFKNFAVVEAALADSKECLSSSIPTLNTRMTQHLTERCCRFLKSASEVPRLYRRTNKDLPVRASAYMDNALRPLHQLVSDSSGLVTPSTSQEWLRVALSECTQKYYETISEVLSSVRKMEESLKRLKQARKGAASTTTSGANGGPTDDSKIRLQLALDVEYLGEQIQKMGLQPHDISMFSVLMDLVNEARELAEQNH, from the exons atgaatCTACCAAAGGGACCGGACTCTCTCTGCTTCGACAAAGATGTTTTCATGAAG gatGATTTTGATGTCGACCAGTTTGTGGCTGAGTGTCGGAAGCAGGTCCAGTTGGAGGAGATGAGAGAAGACCTGGAGCTCTACTACAAGCTACTGAAAACAGCCATGGTGGAGCTCATCAACAAGGACTACGCAGACTTTGTTaatctctccaccaacctg GTGGGAATGGATAAAGCTCTCAATCAGCTTTCTGTGCCGTTAGGACAGTTACGAGAGGAGGTTATG AGTCTGCGATCCTGTGTAAGTGAGGTAATACAGTCTATCGACAACCAGCTCTCCAAACAGGAGGACCTTCAGAACAAAAAG GTGTGTGTACTGAGGCTGATTCAGGTGGTCCGTTCAGTGGAGAAGATTGAGAAAATACTCAACTCACAGACCTCTAAAGAATCCAGCTCTCTGGAAATCAGCAG CCCATTGTTAGCAGGGCAGATACTGGAGAGGATTGCCACAGAATTTAACCAGCTGCAGTTCCACGCTGTGCAGAGCAAAGGCATGCCCCTTCTGGATAAAGTCAGACCT CGTATTGCAGGGATCACCTCCATGCTGCAGCAGTCTCTGGAGGGCCTGCTGATTGAGGGCTTGCAGACATCGAATGTGGACATGGTGCGTCACTGCCTGAGGACGTATGCCACCATAGACAAGACACGCGATGCTGAGGCCCTGGTGGGGCAGGTGCTGGTCAAACCATACATGGAtcag gTAATTGTTGAAGAAGCGGTGAAGTCCAATCCAAGCGGTCTCCAGCTGATGTACTCTCGTCTTCTGGATTTTGTCCCTCACCACTGCAGACTGCTCAGAGAGGTGACTGGAGGAGCAATATCAAG CGACAAAGCTGACACAGTCCCAGGTTATGACTTCTTGGTGAACTCAGTGTGGCCAGAGATTATCAAAGGGATTGAGGAAAGGTTGGCCTACCTCTTCAACCCTGGGAACCCTGACATATTCTACGAG CGCTACAGTGTGAGTATGGAGTTTGTGCGGAGGTTCGAGCGGCAGTGCAGCTCGCAGGCCAGTGTGAAGAGGCTGAGAGTGCACCAGTCCTATACCAGCTTCCACAACAAATGGAACCTGCCTGTCTACTTCCAGCTGAG ATACAAGGAAATAGCAGGACGTTTGGAGAGCGCTATAAGTGATGGATTAGAGGCGGCACCAG CTGGCAGTGCATACCACCTGCAGGTATCAGAGGTGCTGTGGTCCTGCTTAGTGAGGTGCTGGTCAGACAAGGTCTACCTGTCGCCGCTGGCCCACCGCTTCTGGAAGCTCACTCTGCAGCTGTACTCGCGATACGCTAAGTTTCTCGATGAG GTGTTGACGAAGACTCCGCCCCCTGAAGTGACGAAGGAGCCAATCAGACCTCTGccgagctccgcctcctccacgtCCAGCCGCACGTCGCTGGACGAGGCTGGCAGCGAGAGCGGGAGCCCCGTCTCTCTGTCCACCAAGCAACTGGTTCACATTGCAGCGGACAtccagaagctgcaggagcag ATCCCGGAGCTGTTCGAGATCGTCAAACAGCGGTTTGATGCCATCGGATTCAAGAACTTTGCCGTTGTGGAAG CGGCTCTAGCCGACTCCAAGGAGTGCCTGTCGAGCAGCATTCCCACTTTAAACACCAGGATGACACAGCATCTGACTGAGCGCTGCTGCCGCTTCCTGAAAAGTGCCTCTGAGGTTCCACGACTCTACCGCAGGACGAATAAA GATCTTCCAGTACGTGCGTCGGCCTATATGGACAATGCCTTGCGTCCGTTACACCAGTTAGTGAGCGACTCCTCTGGACTCGTGACCCCCAGCACATCTCAGGAGTGGCTGCGTGTCGCACTGTCTGAATGCACGCAAAA GTACTACGAGACCATCTCAGAGGTGCTGAGCTCAGTGAGAAAGATGGAAGAGAGTCTGAAGCGCTTGAAGCAGGCCAGAAAAGGAGCAGCCTCGACTACCACGTCGGGAGCAAATGGCGGTCCCACGGATGACAGCAAGATTCGACTGCAGCTGGCTCTGGATGTGGAGTATCTGGGGGAACAG ATCCAGAAGATGGGGCTTCAGCCACATGACATCTCCATGTTCTCAGTACTGATGGACCTTGTGAATGAAGCCCGAGAGCTCGCTGAGCAAAACCATTGA